A genomic stretch from Myxococcales bacterium includes:
- a CDS encoding alpha/beta fold hydrolase, with amino-acid sequence MLRTTELGTGPAVLLLHGLPSPPAELVRLGATLHGRRVLVPSMPGYAGAPPAPGRQDIASIECAILALLAERGVAEVDVVGTSMGAYRAIRLALSGRVVVRSLALLGAFAGLSAEERDAMRGLAGALRDGVDLSGVLAPRMLSKAAVTEPAFVSAVEEWLSLAPPEVLIEELEDLADAVSLLERIGELDIPITLRTGAEDSAMPPAHAESIAARARHAALEIVPGAGHALLVEDFAETSRSVGRAVSRSMR; translated from the coding sequence ATGCTTCGCACCACGGAACTTGGGACCGGACCGGCCGTGCTCCTCCTGCATGGATTGCCCTCACCGCCCGCGGAGCTCGTCAGGTTGGGCGCGACGCTCCACGGGCGACGCGTGCTCGTCCCTTCGATGCCGGGGTACGCCGGCGCTCCTCCTGCTCCGGGCAGGCAGGACATCGCGTCCATCGAGTGCGCGATCCTCGCGCTGCTCGCCGAACGCGGAGTCGCCGAGGTCGACGTGGTCGGGACGTCCATGGGCGCGTACCGCGCGATCCGCCTGGCCCTCTCGGGACGCGTCGTCGTCAGGTCCCTGGCGCTGCTCGGAGCGTTCGCGGGGCTCTCTGCGGAGGAACGAGACGCGATGCGTGGCCTGGCCGGAGCGCTCCGCGACGGCGTCGACCTGAGCGGCGTCTTGGCACCACGGATGTTGTCGAAGGCAGCCGTCACCGAACCCGCGTTCGTGTCCGCTGTAGAGGAATGGCTCTCACTCGCGCCGCCCGAGGTCCTCATCGAGGAGCTAGAAGACCTGGCGGACGCCGTGTCGTTGCTGGAACGCATCGGGGAGCTCGACATCCCGATCACGCTCCGCACGGGGGCCGAGGACTCGGCGATGCCGCCGGCTCACGCCGAATCAATCGCCGCTCGCGCACGCCACGCCGCACTCGAGATCGTGCCGGGGGCTGGCCACGCTCTCCTCGTCGAGGACTTCGCGGAGACCTCCCGTTCAGTCGGGCGCGCGGTGTCGCGGTCGATGAGGTAG
- a CDS encoding penicillin-binding protein, whose amino-acid sequence MRHSLARVLALASLVPLAATAQAAGPAPHAVAPVAHAATPASHPPAADAHGKTARLAAPTAPRAPAPAAVHAGLGSLTGKTTVDPTLQAKMLRLLDESRAPGGAIVVSDVRTGRVLAWASRGPGDWVREAHTSSASVFKVVTTAALLDRHRVSLTTRQCYTDAEHGITEADLDDSPRDLGCVPFSEALGLSINTVFARLTLKHLSPLELRATAGALGFGAKVPADVDAAFGEATIPDDRLGLARASAGFWSATLSPLGALFAMQTIANGGEKVKLFVHDSGAPVARVSVGRAMSPETARAMTQMLVVTTRRGTAAKAFREARGGARPVLPNVNVAGKTGTLVGGHPTRMVSWFAGFAPAERPEIAVAVLLSNDVSWWSKGNVVARKVFEAYFAGR is encoded by the coding sequence ATGCGCCACAGCCTCGCTCGCGTCCTCGCGCTCGCGTCACTGGTGCCGTTGGCAGCCACGGCTCAGGCGGCTGGCCCGGCCCCGCACGCGGTCGCTCCGGTCGCGCACGCCGCCACCCCGGCCTCTCACCCACCTGCTGCGGACGCACACGGCAAGACCGCGCGGCTCGCCGCTCCCACGGCTCCGAGGGCGCCCGCTCCTGCCGCGGTGCACGCGGGGCTCGGCAGCCTGACCGGCAAGACCACGGTCGACCCGACGCTTCAGGCGAAGATGCTGCGCTTGCTGGACGAGTCGCGTGCGCCCGGCGGCGCGATCGTCGTCTCCGACGTTCGCACCGGCCGTGTGCTCGCGTGGGCGTCCCGCGGGCCCGGCGACTGGGTCCGCGAGGCGCACACATCCAGCGCGAGTGTATTCAAGGTCGTCACGACCGCGGCGCTGCTCGACCGGCACCGCGTCTCGCTCACCACCCGGCAGTGCTACACGGACGCCGAGCACGGCATCACCGAGGCGGACCTCGACGACAGCCCCCGCGACCTCGGGTGTGTCCCCTTCTCGGAGGCCCTCGGGCTCAGCATCAACACGGTGTTCGCGCGCCTCACGCTGAAGCACCTGTCGCCCCTCGAGCTCCGCGCGACGGCGGGCGCGCTCGGCTTCGGCGCGAAGGTGCCCGCGGACGTCGACGCGGCGTTCGGCGAGGCGACGATCCCGGACGATCGGCTCGGCCTCGCGAGGGCGTCGGCCGGCTTCTGGAGCGCGACGCTCTCCCCGCTCGGCGCGCTCTTCGCGATGCAGACGATCGCGAACGGCGGCGAGAAGGTGAAGCTCTTCGTGCACGACAGCGGCGCGCCGGTCGCGCGCGTGTCCGTCGGCCGCGCGATGAGCCCCGAGACCGCCCGCGCGATGACCCAGATGTTGGTGGTGACCACGCGGCGGGGGACGGCCGCGAAGGCGTTCCGCGAGGCTCGGGGGGGAGCGCGGCCCGTGCTGCCGAACGTCAACGTCGCGGGCAAGACCGGCACCCTCGTGGGCGGGCACCCGACGCGCATGGTCTCCTGGTTCGCGGGCTTCGCGCCCGCCGAGAGGCCGGAGATCGCCGTCGCGGTGCTGCTCTCGAACGACGTGTCGTGGTGGTCGAAGGGCAACGTCGTGGCCCGAAAGGTGTTCGAGGCGTACTTCGCGGGCCGGTGA
- a CDS encoding YXWGXW repeat-containing protein: MGITHRTHRTHRTHRTHRTHRTHHNAIAPHRAASWLRFTVAGAFALVAMPACVATAPSAPARGVVVSGPPPAPLDEPRPAPPPSRTRTAWVGGYWHWTGMHYAWIPGHWDAAPPGASWVAPRYFQEGGQYLYEGGGWSRGRRRGRDR; this comes from the coding sequence ACCGCACGCACCGCACGCACCGCACGCACCACAACGCGATCGCCCCGCATCGCGCGGCGTCGTGGCTCCGCTTCACGGTCGCGGGCGCGTTTGCCCTTGTGGCGATGCCCGCGTGTGTGGCGACCGCGCCGTCCGCGCCCGCGCGCGGCGTGGTGGTGAGCGGGCCCCCGCCCGCGCCGCTCGACGAGCCCCGCCCCGCGCCGCCGCCCAGTCGCACTCGCACCGCGTGGGTCGGTGGCTACTGGCACTGGACGGGCATGCACTATGCATGGATTCCGGGCCACTGGGACGCCGCGCCGCCGGGCGCGAGCTGGGTCGCGCCGCGCTATTTCCAAGAGGGCGGCCAGTACCTCTACGAGGGCGGCGGGTGGTCGCGCGGGCGGCGCCGCGGGCGCGACCGGTGA
- a CDS encoding polyprenol monophosphomannose synthase, which translates to MARTLIVTPTYNERDNLAKFVGLVRAAYPPADVLIVDDASPDGTGALADGLAVADPQVRVLHRAGKLGLGTAYLEAFRLGLTEGYDRIFEMDADLSHDPKYLPDFVAELERGADVVIGSRNIPGGGVEGWGVGRHALSKGGSLYSRVVLGLEVRDLTSGFKAFSRRALEAIDLAHVRSNGYSFQIELTYRAILKGMKVAEVPIVFVDRKVGHSKMSRKVFLEAVGMVWKLRAEALLGRL; encoded by the coding sequence ATGGCCCGCACGCTCATCGTCACGCCCACCTACAACGAACGCGACAACCTCGCGAAGTTCGTAGGGCTCGTGCGCGCCGCGTACCCGCCCGCCGACGTCCTCATCGTCGACGACGCCTCCCCCGATGGCACCGGCGCGCTCGCCGACGGGCTCGCCGTCGCCGATCCCCAGGTCCGCGTGCTTCATCGCGCGGGGAAGCTGGGACTCGGCACCGCCTACCTCGAGGCCTTCCGCCTCGGGCTCACCGAGGGCTACGACCGGATCTTCGAGATGGACGCCGATCTCTCTCATGATCCCAAGTACTTGCCCGACTTCGTCGCGGAGCTCGAGCGCGGCGCCGACGTGGTCATCGGCTCGCGCAACATCCCGGGCGGCGGAGTGGAGGGGTGGGGCGTGGGGCGCCACGCGCTCTCCAAAGGCGGCTCGCTCTACTCGCGGGTCGTCCTCGGGCTCGAGGTGCGCGATCTCACGAGCGGCTTCAAGGCGTTCTCACGGCGCGCGCTCGAGGCGATCGACCTCGCGCACGTCCGCTCCAACGGCTACTCGTTCCAGATCGAGCTCACCTACCGCGCCATCCTGAAGGGCATGAAGGTGGCCGAGGTGCCGATCGTGTTCGTCGACCGCAAGGTCGGGCACTCGAAGATGAGCCGCAAGGTGTTCCTCGAGGCGGTGGGCATGGTGTGGAAGCTGCGCGCCGAGGCGCTGCTCGGTCGCCTCTGA
- a CDS encoding carbonic anhydrase, with the protein MQKLVRGIHHFQKNVFRSERAMFERLARGQHPDTLFITCSDSRVNPNLLTGTHPGELFILRNAGNIVPPSGAPLNGEAATVEYAVAVLEVEDIIVCGHSHCGAIGALLDPSSTAELPAMRAWLDYAEETRQIVAKCYADLEGEPLLTAAIEENVLVQIENLRTMPAVAARLAKGDLGLHGWVYKIETGDVFAYDTDAEQFFALTEELVGPASTAARSIAPIHSI; encoded by the coding sequence ATGCAGAAGCTCGTCCGAGGCATCCACCACTTCCAGAAGAACGTGTTCCGCTCCGAGCGAGCGATGTTCGAGCGGCTCGCGAGGGGGCAGCACCCGGACACGCTGTTCATCACGTGCTCGGACTCCCGAGTGAACCCGAACCTGCTGACCGGGACGCACCCCGGCGAGCTCTTCATCTTGCGCAACGCGGGCAACATCGTTCCCCCGAGCGGCGCCCCGCTGAACGGCGAGGCCGCGACGGTCGAGTACGCCGTCGCGGTCCTGGAGGTCGAGGACATCATCGTGTGCGGGCACTCCCACTGCGGGGCGATCGGCGCGCTCCTCGACCCCTCGAGCACCGCCGAGCTGCCCGCCATGCGCGCGTGGCTCGACTACGCCGAGGAGACCCGCCAGATCGTCGCCAAGTGCTACGCCGACCTCGAGGGCGAGCCCCTCCTCACTGCGGCGATCGAGGAGAACGTGCTCGTGCAAATCGAGAACCTTCGCACGATGCCTGCGGTCGCCGCGCGCCTCGCCAAAGGGGATCTCGGCCTGCACGGCTGGGTCTACAAGATCGAGACCGGCGACGTGTTCGCCTACGACACCGACGCCGAGCAGTTCTTCGCGCTCACGGAGGAGCTGGTCGGCCCGGCCAGCACGGCGGCCCGCTCAATCGCGCCCATCCACTCGATTTGA
- a CDS encoding PaaI family thioesterase: protein MTERVPLDPLSTFGPDQPCFGCGPRHPIGFHLEPYREGDVVCVDYTPPERFQGPPGLMHGGLVMTLADELGAWVVLGLKERFGFTAAIEARLLRPVRIGAPVHGRGQILSDTHRVVKMSITLAQEGAEVFRGTLTFALLDRASAEKLLGGPLPDTWVRFAR, encoded by the coding sequence ATGACCGAGCGCGTCCCCCTCGATCCGCTGAGCACCTTCGGCCCCGACCAGCCCTGCTTCGGCTGCGGCCCGCGACACCCCATCGGGTTTCACCTCGAGCCCTACCGGGAGGGCGACGTCGTCTGCGTCGACTACACGCCGCCGGAGCGGTTCCAAGGGCCGCCCGGGCTCATGCATGGTGGCCTGGTGATGACGCTCGCCGACGAGCTCGGCGCGTGGGTCGTCCTCGGCCTCAAGGAGCGCTTCGGCTTCACGGCCGCCATCGAGGCTCGCCTGCTGCGACCCGTTCGTATCGGCGCGCCCGTCCATGGCCGCGGGCAAATCCTGTCGGACACCCACCGCGTCGTGAAGATGAGCATCACCCTCGCGCAGGAGGGCGCGGAGGTGTTCCGCGGGACCCTCACCTTCGCGCTCCTCGATCGGGCGTCCGCGGAGAAGCTCCTCGGGGGGCCGCTCCCCGACACCTGGGTGCGATTCGCGCGCTGA
- a CDS encoding GAF domain-containing protein — translation MSGPRRRKSDDSSRDLDPVAQLTRELDRAQKVATAFRDVGLALGAARDLDALLDLVLARIVSTLEADRATLYLLDRERNTLVSRLVQGGEVRQIQLAVGEGIAGSVAATGEVVLVRDAYKDARFNPEWDLTSGYRTRSILCVPMRDTSGKTSGVMQVLNKKHGVFTANDAELLTALATSAGIAVENAMLLASLERNNATLLATKEELEHRVRDLRLLFDLERAMGRVTSLEELFVSVLKEAVKTSGARAGAIALRHGPTDEMQLYVLPHNARKTRHVPWTRGDGFLADVVARGSVVLTNDARSDPRFDAEAEDLIGKGEPCVLAVPIEGEGDAETPMGAIALFGKPDGGRFGDADRTLLLLLAANASTSIRLQLAREGREREERLTTIGRLLAGVMHDLKTPLGVLSGYLQLMVQADDRVQREEFGELAHKQFGLISAMQREVLEFARGERSMLVRKVYLQPFFDDISRQIEGVLARAGVELTVELGFRGVARFDEGKLTRLVHNLARNAAEAMATQGGGKFTIAVSRAEDGALVLTFTDTGPGIPKEIRHRLFQSFVTSGKKGGTGLGLAIAKKIAEEHGGMIEALPAAQGQPSGAVFRLTIPQPVQASP, via the coding sequence GTGTCCGGGCCACGACGGCGCAAGAGCGACGACTCGTCGCGCGATCTCGATCCCGTAGCCCAGCTCACGCGCGAGCTCGACCGCGCGCAAAAGGTGGCGACCGCGTTCCGCGACGTCGGGCTCGCGCTCGGCGCGGCGCGCGACCTCGACGCCCTGCTCGACCTCGTGCTGGCGCGGATCGTCTCCACGCTCGAGGCCGATCGGGCGACGCTCTATCTGCTCGATCGCGAGCGGAACACGCTCGTGAGCCGGCTCGTGCAGGGCGGCGAGGTTCGCCAAATCCAGCTCGCGGTCGGCGAGGGGATCGCCGGCAGCGTGGCCGCGACCGGCGAGGTCGTGCTCGTACGCGACGCCTACAAGGACGCGCGCTTCAACCCCGAGTGGGACCTCACGTCGGGTTACCGCACGCGCTCCATCTTGTGTGTCCCCATGCGGGACACCAGCGGCAAGACGAGCGGCGTCATGCAGGTGCTGAACAAAAAGCACGGCGTCTTCACGGCCAACGACGCGGAGCTCCTCACCGCGCTCGCGACCTCCGCCGGCATCGCCGTCGAGAACGCCATGCTCCTCGCCTCGCTCGAGCGCAACAACGCGACGCTCCTCGCCACGAAGGAGGAGCTCGAGCACCGCGTGCGCGATCTGCGCCTCCTGTTCGACCTCGAGCGCGCCATGGGGCGCGTCACGTCGTTGGAGGAGCTGTTCGTCTCGGTGCTGAAGGAGGCCGTCAAGACCTCCGGGGCGCGCGCCGGCGCGATCGCGCTGCGCCATGGCCCCACCGACGAGATGCAGCTCTACGTCCTGCCGCACAACGCGCGCAAGACGCGGCACGTGCCATGGACACGCGGCGACGGCTTCCTCGCCGACGTGGTCGCGCGGGGCTCGGTCGTGCTCACGAACGACGCCCGCTCCGACCCGCGCTTCGACGCCGAGGCGGAGGACCTCATCGGCAAGGGCGAGCCGTGCGTGCTCGCGGTGCCCATCGAGGGCGAGGGCGACGCCGAGACCCCGATGGGGGCGATCGCGCTCTTCGGGAAGCCCGACGGTGGCCGCTTCGGCGACGCCGACCGCACGCTGCTGCTGCTGCTGGCGGCGAACGCCTCGACATCCATCCGCCTCCAGCTCGCGCGCGAAGGCCGCGAGCGCGAGGAGCGCCTCACGACGATCGGGCGCCTCCTCGCCGGGGTGATGCACGACCTGAAGACGCCGCTCGGCGTGCTGAGCGGGTACCTCCAGCTCATGGTGCAGGCCGACGACCGCGTGCAGCGCGAGGAGTTCGGCGAGCTGGCTCACAAGCAGTTCGGCCTCATCTCGGCGATGCAGCGGGAGGTGCTCGAGTTCGCCCGCGGCGAGCGGAGCATGCTCGTGAGAAAGGTGTATCTTCAACCTTTCTTCGACGACATCTCGCGGCAGATCGAGGGCGTGCTCGCGCGCGCGGGGGTGGAGCTCACCGTCGAGCTCGGCTTTCGCGGCGTCGCGCGCTTCGACGAGGGCAAGCTGACGCGGCTCGTGCACAACCTCGCGAGGAACGCGGCCGAGGCGATGGCGACCCAGGGCGGCGGAAAGTTCACCATCGCGGTGTCGCGGGCCGAAGACGGCGCGCTCGTGCTCACGTTCACCGACACCGGGCCGGGCATCCCGAAGGAGATCCGGCACCGCCTGTTCCAGTCGTTCGTCACGAGCGGCAAGAAGGGCGGCACCGGGCTCGGGCTGGCCATCGCGAAGAAGATCGCCGAGGAGCACGGCGGCATGATCGAGGCCCTCCCCGCAGCGCAGGGGCAGCCCTCGGGGGCCGTATTTCGCCTCACGATCCCGCAGCCTGTGCAGGCGTCCCCGTGA
- a CDS encoding methyltransferase: MHSAHEPFRRALEEELGEPITCDGLTCAWSLLQRKRGHRHSTDDVLTAAYALEHGGAPDDATTLDLGAGIGTVGLLVLWGLGEGARLVGVEAQEVSFRLFRENLRMNGLEARVSPVHGDLRTTTLGQRFPLVTGSPPYFDVKAGVVPSDSQKAHARFELRGTVADYALAARRALTPDGRFVFCFPTPQKARALEGVRAAGLAIVTRRDVVPRAGLSPLFSLFACRIASSAGADEVDPVEEPPFLVRDAGGGLSEAMRRVRARFGWPDSSR, from the coding sequence GTGCACTCCGCCCACGAGCCCTTCCGCCGCGCCCTCGAGGAGGAGCTCGGCGAGCCCATCACCTGCGACGGCCTGACGTGCGCGTGGTCGCTGCTCCAGCGCAAGCGCGGCCACCGGCACTCGACCGACGACGTGCTCACCGCGGCGTACGCGCTCGAGCACGGCGGCGCGCCCGACGACGCGACCACGCTCGACCTCGGAGCCGGCATCGGGACCGTCGGCCTGCTCGTGCTCTGGGGCCTCGGCGAAGGCGCGCGCCTCGTCGGCGTGGAGGCGCAGGAGGTGAGCTTCCGCCTCTTTCGCGAGAACCTGCGCATGAACGGCCTCGAGGCGCGCGTGAGCCCAGTCCACGGCGATCTCCGGACCACGACGCTCGGGCAGCGCTTCCCCCTCGTGACGGGGAGCCCGCCGTACTTCGACGTCAAGGCCGGCGTGGTGCCGAGCGACTCGCAGAAGGCCCACGCGCGCTTCGAGCTCCGCGGCACCGTGGCCGACTACGCGCTCGCGGCGCGGCGCGCGCTCACCCCCGACGGGCGCTTCGTCTTCTGCTTCCCCACCCCGCAGAAGGCTCGGGCGCTGGAGGGCGTGCGCGCCGCTGGGCTCGCGATCGTCACACGGCGCGACGTGGTCCCGCGCGCCGGCCTGTCGCCCCTGTTCTCTCTCTTCGCGTGCAGGATCGCGAGCTCAGCCGGCGCCGACGAGGTCGACCCGGTGGAAGAGCCGCCGTTCCTGGTGCGGGATGCGGGCGGCGGTCTCAGCGAGGCGATGCGCAGGGTCCGTGCCCGCTTCGGGTGGCCGGACTCGTCGCGATAG
- a CDS encoding M3 family oligoendopeptidase, with protein sequence MEPTWDLSAYFPSFDSPERAAFDSALASDLVALLHDAEALDALSRETQDAWVGVVLRYEDGLGRFGHTSSYVTCLASAAADDERFGLAEGALGAPRATLEKCAGELRRALGAASAEELAGLLGDPRLAGAEHFLSQLHVDAQRRMPAALEALASDLATDGIFGWGRLYDTVAGKLSFELTLPDGTHEVVPMAARRSRMADPDRAVREAAFTAGNRAWEAVSDVTAAALNRISGTRLALYRRRGVEHFHDAALHDAGISRRTLDAMNEAVVGGRPLARRGLLLKARAMGLPAIAWYDLEAPLPLPETERIPWERGRDLVRRAFAGSYPALAAHVDEALAKRWIEAEPRAGKRPGAYCTGSDLTGESRVFMTYQGALGDVSTLAHELGHSFHHHVLAGTRVLARQYPMTLAETASTFAESVLSAGLLAEPGISAAARAQLLGEVAGDAAAFLLDVPTRFLFESRFYELRSQGEVPASRLSSLMVEAQREVLGEARQVGAEDPLFWASKLHFFIPDLSFYNFPYTFGYLLSRGLYARFTEEGPSFLPRYEAFLRATGGALAHEVARASIGEDLESPEFWARAIATLEAPIAELEAALGEVMGAPPP encoded by the coding sequence GTGGAACCAACCTGGGATCTGAGCGCGTACTTTCCGTCATTCGACTCTCCGGAGCGCGCAGCGTTCGACTCGGCGCTCGCGTCCGACCTCGTGGCGCTGCTCCACGACGCGGAGGCGCTCGACGCGCTGTCTCGCGAGACCCAGGACGCCTGGGTGGGGGTCGTGCTCCGCTACGAGGACGGCCTCGGCCGGTTTGGCCACACATCTTCCTACGTGACCTGCCTCGCGTCGGCCGCGGCGGACGACGAGCGCTTCGGGCTCGCGGAGGGCGCGCTGGGCGCCCCTCGAGCGACGCTCGAGAAGTGCGCCGGCGAGCTGCGGCGTGCGCTCGGCGCAGCTTCGGCGGAAGAGCTCGCGGGGCTGCTCGGCGATCCGCGGCTCGCCGGCGCCGAGCACTTCCTCTCGCAGCTCCACGTCGACGCCCAGCGCCGTATGCCCGCCGCGCTCGAGGCCCTCGCGTCCGACCTCGCGACGGACGGCATCTTCGGCTGGGGTCGCCTCTACGACACGGTCGCCGGGAAGCTCTCGTTCGAGCTGACCCTCCCCGACGGCACCCACGAGGTCGTCCCCATGGCCGCGCGCCGCTCGCGCATGGCCGACCCGGATCGCGCCGTGCGCGAGGCCGCGTTCACCGCGGGGAACCGCGCGTGGGAGGCGGTCTCCGACGTCACGGCGGCGGCGCTCAACCGCATCAGCGGCACGCGCCTCGCGCTCTACCGACGCCGCGGCGTCGAGCACTTCCACGACGCCGCGCTCCACGACGCGGGCATCTCTCGCCGCACGCTCGACGCGATGAACGAGGCGGTGGTGGGCGGGCGCCCGCTCGCGCGCCGGGGTCTGCTCCTCAAGGCCCGCGCCATGGGCCTCCCCGCGATCGCCTGGTACGACCTCGAGGCGCCGCTGCCGTTGCCAGAGACCGAGCGCATCCCTTGGGAGCGCGGCAGAGACCTCGTGCGCCGCGCCTTCGCGGGCTCGTACCCCGCCCTCGCCGCCCACGTCGACGAGGCCCTCGCCAAGCGCTGGATCGAGGCCGAGCCGCGCGCCGGCAAGCGCCCCGGCGCCTACTGCACCGGCAGCGATCTCACGGGCGAGTCGCGGGTGTTCATGACCTACCAGGGCGCGCTCGGCGACGTCTCCACGCTGGCGCACGAGCTTGGCCACTCGTTCCACCATCACGTGCTCGCGGGCACGCGCGTGCTCGCGCGGCAGTACCCGATGACCCTCGCCGAGACCGCCTCCACCTTCGCCGAGAGCGTCCTCTCCGCCGGCCTGCTGGCCGAGCCAGGCATCTCCGCGGCTGCGCGTGCGCAGCTGCTCGGGGAGGTCGCGGGCGACGCCGCGGCGTTCCTGCTCGACGTGCCCACCCGCTTTCTCTTCGAGAGCCGCTTCTACGAGCTGCGCTCGCAGGGAGAGGTGCCCGCGAGCCGGCTGTCGTCGCTGATGGTGGAGGCGCAGCGGGAGGTGTTGGGCGAGGCGCGCCAGGTGGGCGCCGAGGATCCCCTCTTCTGGGCCTCGAAGCTTCACTTCTTCATCCCGGACTTGTCGTTTTATAACTTCCCGTATACATTCGGCTATTTGCTGTCGCGCGGGCTCTACGCGCGCTTCACCGAGGAGGGCCCGAGCTTCCTCCCTCGCTACGAGGCGTTCCTCCGCGCCACCGGCGGCGCGCTCGCGCACGAGGTGGCCCGCGCGTCGATCGGCGAGGACCTCGAGTCGCCCGAGTTCTGGGCGCGCGCGATCGCCACGCTGGAGGCTCCGATCGCGGAGCTCGAGGCCGCGCTCGGTGAGGTGATGGGCGCGCCGCCACCCTGA
- a CDS encoding L,D-transpeptidase produces the protein MSARRVPMAARVAPVALAAAACVLGGSSSSAAHDEPPWFDRDDVPLAEGLRSVVPKRHDVALYTTPGAGTPRRGSVLGSARLPFFGTRQAPGCTGRWLLVGPLAWVCSDVADLSYEEPLRPEPPRNPSGLPFRYYFAARDGAYGYRNLPEVGEGTPDLDLQPGFGVALVGERSTPSGERYGLSRSGYYIPLHDLVAARTSAFHGERLDPSSAAPLDLAWVLPERAPVLAAPRAGPARPGQSQRVRFEVVRVTKREGAFLRVSAEGVAPEAWLRASDVARPTQAPPPAEVGGAQATQRWIDVELASQTLVAYQGTRPVFATLVSTGKGPPGSELATHPGVHRIWVKLLASKMDNLERDDVDKHYSLEDVPWVQFFDKGIALHGVFWHQAFGRVHSHGCVNLAPLDAELLFGFTGPHLPAGWSAVFPAPIEPGTVVRVR, from the coding sequence GTGAGCGCGCGGCGGGTGCCGATGGCGGCTCGGGTCGCGCCAGTCGCCCTCGCCGCGGCGGCGTGTGTGCTCGGAGGCTCCTCGTCGTCGGCGGCGCACGACGAGCCCCCGTGGTTCGACCGCGACGATGTCCCCCTGGCGGAGGGGCTCCGCTCGGTCGTCCCAAAGCGCCACGATGTGGCCCTCTACACGACCCCCGGCGCCGGGACGCCCCGCCGCGGGAGCGTGCTCGGCTCGGCGAGGCTGCCCTTCTTCGGCACGCGGCAGGCGCCTGGCTGCACGGGGCGCTGGCTCCTCGTCGGTCCGCTCGCGTGGGTGTGCTCCGACGTCGCCGATCTCTCGTACGAAGAGCCGCTGAGGCCCGAGCCCCCGCGAAACCCGAGCGGGCTGCCGTTTCGGTACTACTTCGCGGCCCGTGACGGCGCGTACGGCTACCGCAACCTGCCGGAGGTCGGCGAGGGCACGCCCGATCTCGATCTCCAACCGGGCTTCGGCGTCGCCCTCGTGGGGGAGCGCAGCACGCCCTCGGGCGAGCGCTACGGCCTCTCGCGGAGCGGCTATTACATCCCCCTCCACGACCTCGTGGCCGCGCGCACGTCGGCGTTCCACGGCGAGCGCCTCGACCCCTCGAGCGCTGCGCCGCTCGACCTCGCGTGGGTGCTCCCTGAGCGCGCGCCGGTGCTCGCCGCGCCCCGCGCGGGCCCCGCGCGGCCTGGTCAGAGCCAGCGCGTGCGCTTCGAGGTGGTGCGCGTGACCAAGCGCGAGGGGGCGTTCCTGCGCGTGAGCGCCGAGGGGGTCGCGCCCGAGGCGTGGCTCCGCGCCTCCGACGTCGCCCGCCCAACGCAGGCGCCGCCGCCTGCAGAGGTCGGTGGCGCGCAGGCGACCCAGCGGTGGATCGACGTCGAGCTCGCCTCGCAAACGCTGGTGGCCTACCAGGGCACGAGGCCGGTGTTCGCCACCCTGGTCTCGACCGGAAAGGGCCCGCCGGGGTCGGAGCTGGCGACACACCCCGGGGTTCACCGTATCTGGGTGAAGCTCCTCGCCAGCAAGATGGACAACCTCGAGCGCGACGACGTCGACAAGCACTACTCGCTCGAGGACGTGCCCTGGGTGCAGTTCTTCGACAAGGGCATCGCGCTGCACGGCGTGTTCTGGCATCAGGCATTCGGCCGCGTGCACAGCCACGGGTGCGTCAACCTCGCGCCGCTCGACGCCGAGCTCTTGTTCGGCTTCACGGGGCCTCACCTGCCGGCGGGGTGGTCGGCCGTGTTCCCTGCCCCGATCGAGCCCGGCACCGTGGTCCGGGTGCGCTAG